Proteins encoded in a region of the Zea mays cultivar B73 chromosome 4, Zm-B73-REFERENCE-NAM-5.0, whole genome shotgun sequence genome:
- the LOC103655610 gene encoding probable carboxylesterase 8 codes for MDSYKYLKIRLNPDGSLYRYREVWLLPAAPAEELVAVEDEQGARRIVVHSSDVPLNAATCMGLRLFVSSGSGGHDGGRLPLVVYFHVGGYVLFHAASAPFHNTCAALAAAALAIVASVDYRLAPEHCLPAAFEDAADAVIRGSDTHVMRGRGRRQLWIGGTEGRD; via the coding sequence ATGGACTCGTATAAGTACCTTAAGATCCGCTTGAACCCGGACGGCTCGCTCTACCGCTACAGGGAAGTGTGGCTCCTCCCCGCGGCACCGGCCGAGGAGCTCGTGGCGGTGGAGGACGAGCAGGGGGCACGCCGCATTGTGGTCCACTCCAGCGACGTCCCGCTCAACGCCGCCACCTGCATGGGCCTCCGCCTCTTCGTGTCGTCCGGGTCCGGCGGTCACGACGGCGGCCGGCTGCCGCTGGTCGTCTACTTCCACGTTGGCGGCTACGTCCTGTTCCACGCGGCCTCCGCGCCATTCCACAACACGTGTGCGGCACTGGCCGCCGCTGCCCTGGCGATCGTGGCGTCCGTGGACTACCGCCTGGCGCCCGAGCACTGCCTCCCCGCGGCGTTCGAGGACGCCGCCGACGCCGTGATTAGGGGAAGTGATACACACGTGATGCGGGGCAGGGGGAGGCGACAACTGTGGATCGGCGGGACAGAGGGGCGTGATTAG